The segment AATTTTGAAGTCGCTTGAAATTGAGCGAAACCAAATGCCGCCACAGGTGTTTGTTGCGCTCAGAAATCCACGTCTGTTGGGCATTGCGCTCGAGGTGTTAGACAAACGCGAAATAAATGGACTAGAAGAATTGCATCCTGAGCGACTGCTGTTCGAATACATGAACAAAGCATGTCGAGACAGCGCCGTGCAGCTCGAGCCGAGAAAATTCGCGCAGACTTTGCAGGGACTTGCGGCCGAATTTATGCGCCGCGTCAACGCAAAACAAACCAATGACCTGGATGTGTATTCCACCGATTTCGTTGCGGGTCTAAGTGCAGCTGCTGACAGCCAATTTTTCCAGCCGGTCCCGTGGGAGAGTAATCACTACGCCATCCATCGGAACGGACTGTCACTCGCGCTAGGGCTTTGGATTGTTTCCGAGCTGGACAAGGAGGTACGCAATGGTCGTGACCCAGCTGAACACCTTGAACGTTTGATTGAGCCGATTGAGGCGCTCGATTTTACTGCCGATGCAATGCTCGCGGCCGTGATGGTCGCGTTTTTGGATGCCGGCAAAGACTCTAAGGTTGGTGCTGTTCTGTTCTGCAGATATTGCAATTTGCAGAACAGACCGTCGAATGAAGAAGTCGCTCTTCTTGGCTTGGCGCGTCGCCGAACTGGCCTGGTCCTCGATGCAGCTCAATTCGCGATTGAGAAAGGGCATTCCCCGGATAATGGTCTCATAGGTGCCACCCTCAGTGCGATTCGTGATGACAGCCAAGCTTGGGCCACGATGCATGAGCGCATAGCGACGTGGCTTACCTTACGTTCCGATGCTGTCGATAATATTGGGGGTATTGACCAGGCGGAGAAAAAGGTCCAAGTTCAGAATCGCCAGAAGGAATATGAGGAACGACTGCGAAACCTGTCGCAAGCGGAGAGGACGATTCTGGACGAAGTGAACGGCGTGTGCATCAGCCGTGACGTTAAACCCTACCATTCGCTGGCGTTCTTGTTAATGCGTGGCCAATCACTAGCCCCGTTCGCTCAACAGATGGTGGTCTGGTCCTTGGGGACCTCTCTGTTATCGAGTTTTTACAGCTTGCATGACGAATTCCTGCAACTGGTCCAGTACAACACTGAAGACTGGGAAAAAACTCGCGGCGCTATTTTGCGTGAGAGCTCAAGGCTGCGCGAACCAGAAGTGTCCGAGAAAGGAAAGTGGGCATTGTGGCGTCTGTTGACATCGACCGGAGCATTACTCGACAGCGCGGAGGCAAAAGCGCTCTAGGAAGAACTGACGCAATCCGACGGCCCGAGGGAGTCATGGTCGTTGAGAGAAAAAATGTGTGCGGTCGACCCGTGCGACCCTACGACTATTATTCCCGCAAATTTGGCGGAAACCGCGGCCAAGTTTGCAGACACCAAACCCGATGATTTATACATGCTCATGGGACAAACGGCGGAACAGCATTTCTTCGAAAATGCTGCAACAGGCATCTGCCGATTCATGCCTGAATTGGCGTCCAAAAAATATAGGGAACTGATATCTGACGTGTTGAGGCGAGATAAACTGCCGCTGCGCCAAGGCATTCAACCACTGTTAGGTGCCAGTGCGTTGATAGAGCCTTCGCTCGTCCCGGCGCTGACCAACATCGCAATCGAGTGTAGTGGGAATGAAGCCGCGCGCGGACTCAACAAGCAGGACGCACCTTTCGTGCAGCACTACGCGACCGAGGCAGTATTGCCACATCTCGATGGCAATGAGCAATTCGCGCTCTTTCAAAAGTGCGCCAACACTGGCATCGCTCGCCGCTCGGTGGAAATGTTGAAAGCTGCTGAAGATGGCGTTATCGAAAGAGAGTGGAGGCGCATAGAGAGTGGAGGCGACACGACAAAGTTGTGCAACGCCTTGCTCTTCGTTGCTTACTCGAACACTTCGCTACCTAGCGCCTTTAGGGAGTCGTTGCCGCAGTTGGTGTGCCATTCGGATTGGCTAATTCGTGCTCACGCACTTGCAGCGGTCGCTCGAACAGAGGACTCTGGCCTCGTTCAAATAGTCGTTGATTCGGATTGGAGTGCGTCCGCTCTGCACAGCCGCCGTGAGGCATTAGAGGAGCACGCCGGCTCACGCGTATTAGCCGCGGCATGTCGCATGCGTATGATTGAGCCAAATGCTGCGCTCCAAAGAATGGCTTTGTCTTCGTACGGTCTCATAGCTCGTTGCGGCGCCGAAGGCGTCGCTGCTGTGGCCGCTGCAGTGGCAGGCGCATTACAACGTGTTCTCAATCTGAACTACGCCCCCAACTTGGTGGCCATCGAAGAGAGGGAAGTTAGAGACTCCGACTTGCTGCCCCCAGTGCTTTCGTCCCGTATTCCAGATGAACGTTTACGAAATTCATTTGAACCGATGACAGACGAAGAGAGTGAGAAGGCTTGGGATGCTTGGCAGGATGCCGCATGGACCAGTTATTTTGCTTTTGACTCCAAGCTTTCTGACGCTGACGCCAGATTGGCATTGGACCATCTCAGTCAGGACTGTGTGGAGGCTATCGTCCTCGCGGACCCCGTTGCTGCTGAGACGTGGCTTGAATGGATAAGGGCTGCGGGGCCTACTCAGCAGCGTTTGATTGCTCACTTTTGGCAGCAACTGGTAATGGGTTTTACCCATGTCCGGAAAGATGCGAAGCCGTTGCTGGCATTGGCGCACCATAAGCCCCTGACGAAGGTCGTCCGTAGCTACCACGGCATTTCAGTCTTTACCTGGTTACTCTGGCGCAGCGCAGATTTGCTCGACGTATCTCAAATCTGTTTCGATAGACTGAACCTCGCGCAGAGCGACACTGAAATCGCATATGAGGTTTACGCGGCGGAGAGTGCCGAGCAAGGGAGAGCACTTGACGATTATATTGCTCAGCAATTAGCGATTGGAGAGCCAGTCAATCTTTGCCGCGCTCTCACGGTTGCAGGCTTCCGCGACGAATGCCCGCAGTCCCTTAGGTTGTTGGGGCAGTACGCAGGCGCGACTGGCATGGTTGGAGAGGCAAGAGAGGCCGCCTGGCAGGCTTATCAGCGAAATAGATGGACACGCCACTGGTTCGAATTAATGTTGCGTGCGCCGTTTAAAGAAGACTTCTGGAGGCATTCGCGCCTGTTCTTGAAGATAGCCGATGCTCGTTATCAGATGTGGCCATTGAGCTCTGTTGCCGCGAATTCTTTCGGACGATTCTTCGTGACGCTGCATGCGGAATTGAATGACCGTCTCGAGAAATGGAGTCGCTTGCGTCGAGACAAACTGTATGGACAAAAACGTCCTTGGTGGCTGCACTAGCTTTGTTCTTGAACAAAAATGGCCTGCCTTACCCGCGATGGCGCACTAGACTGCACAGTCGCCCAAGATGGCGCTGAATGCATTGCATCGATACCCAGTTAGCCGGCATTACTTCGTTATTTGTAGTCGAACTGGCTGACGCTGGCTTATATTTTCCTAAGTTTGGTAGACTCCAATTTAGGACGCCAGGCAGTATATCGTCGACTAAATCGAAATGTGCTACATCCCGTTTGCCGTCACGGTTCTGATGACTGGCTCTCGCTAGCAGAGCGTTAACGAAGCAATTTTGAACGGTTCGCGGTTGTCTGGCAGACTCCTGGCGATTCACTTTGCCATTGACTAACAACCTTTCCACCCCAGTCGTTCTAGGGGGGTAGGCAGGGGGGTAGCGCCGAAGTATGCGCCGTTTTTCATAGGGATGTTCTACGGACACCGTCTCCGCCAGAATCAAATAAAAAAGCCTCCCTGCGGGAGGCTTTTTTATTTGTCTGGACGGAACGGTGGGATGCGAAGACGGAGCGCCCTAAGGGGCGCGAGGCTATCCGAATCGCCATTCTGCCGCGCTCCGCGTGGCCCCGCTGGCCACGCAGCGGCCAGCGCCGTCCCCTCATCTCATGCAGTAGCGGCCAGCACATACGCCGGTCCCTGGTCGGGCGCGTGTCGTTCATTTATATGGACGCAATATGAATACCTATTATCGCGCTGCGATCGCCGCCTTGTGCGCCAGCCTGTCGCCCGCCATGGCGGCATCCACCCCGGCCGCCTCACCGTTCCTCGACGTGCTCGTCCATCAGTACGCCAGTTGCGTCAAGCCTGCCTATCATCAGGCCGACCTGCTGCTGCAGGACGGGACGGGGCGCTACCGGATCGACGTCAAGGGCGAGGCCTACACGGTCGAACTGCAGGAGCGCATGGGCTTTTCGCTGCAGGCGGGCATAGGCGGTCCCGTGGCGGCCGTCGTCAAGCTGGACCGGCCGCCCATGGGGCAGTTCGGGGAGCAGGCCCGCTGGCGCGAACGCTGGCTGCGCGACGTGGCCGAGCGCAGCGGCGTGGCGCTCGATGAGCGTGTGCTTGCGGACGGCGCGCGCGTGCTGACCGTGAACAAGGGCGAGATCAAGGGTAACTATGTGGGGCAGTCCCTGCTGATCGATCCTGCACGGCAGTTGTTCATTGATATGGCGTGGCCGAACACGCTGGACATCTATCGTGGCCCCGACGGCCTGCGGCATGTGCGGCAGGTGCAGGACGACGTCTGGCGGCGCCTGCTGTCTTGCCCGCCGGCTGCCTGATGCTGGCGGCCACCGCATACCCCTACAGCGCACGCGCGCATACACAAATAACAATGATTCTCATTTATAATGCGGATCCATGGGGTAGCATGGGCTGGCGCCATGGCGGTGAAGGAGGGCATGATGGGCAGTGTGTATGGCAACGAGGACGCGATCGCGCACGAGCATCGCGTGCTGATCGGGGAATATGGCCGCGCGCAGGCGCGCTGCAGTGCGCAACTGGCTGCGCAGGCGGCCCGCATCGCGCAGCTGGAGTCGGAACTGATGCGCGCGCGGGCGCAGGTCGTGATCCGCGATACCAGGCTGGCGCTGGCGCGCGACGAACTGGCCGAGCTGGCGGCCAGCGTGCCCGGCTTGCCGACGCGCGCCCGGCTGGCGCGCAAGGTCGAGTGGCTCGGCGAGCGCGTGCAGGACCTGATGCGCGAATTGCTGCGCCTGCAGTGGCTGCCCGCGCCCGCCTTGCAGGCCGATGTGCGCGAAAAAGCCGTGCTGTATGTGGGCAGCTGTCTGGAGCAGAATGCGGGCCAGCAGGCCGCCGGCGCCAACGTGGCGCAGCTGGCCATCGAACAGGCCGGCGGGCGCTTCCTGCACCACGCGGGCGGCGACGATGGCGCCGACGACGCGGCGGCGCTGGAAGCGGGCCTGGTGGCGGCCGACCTGGTGATTTGCCAGACGGGCTGCGTCAGCCACGACGCCTACTGGCGCGTGCACGACCACTGCAAGCGCACGGGCAAGCGGTGCGTGCTGGTGGACCAGCCGCAAGCCATGCATTTCGTGCGCAAGGAGGCGCTGCTCACCTGAACTCTTTTTATCGCTGGCGCTGCAGCGGCCAGAGGCGCCGCACGGTCTGCCGTTGCAGCTCTTCGCCATCCAGGTTCAGCGCGGGCTTGACCAGGTCGCTGCGGCTGACGACGCCGATCAGGCGCAAGGTTTTGGCGTCGCTGACGACGGGCAGGCGTTCGAGTTCGTGCACGGCCAGGCGGGTCGCCAGGGCGCGGCACGTTTCATCGGCCAGGGCGACGACCGGCATGTTCACGCC is part of the Janthinobacterium sp. 67 genome and harbors:
- a CDS encoding DUF2325 domain-containing protein, yielding MRARAQVVIRDTRLALARDELAELAASVPGLPTRARLARKVEWLGERVQDLMRELLRLQWLPAPALQADVREKAVLYVGSCLEQNAGQQAAGANVAQLAIEQAGGRFLHHAGGDDGADDAAALEAGLVAADLVICQTGCVSHDAYWRVHDHCKRTGKRCVLVDQPQAMHFVRKEALLT